ATCCCATCGTCGTCGGGTCGCTGCGACCCGAGTGCGTGTAGTTCTCGTCCGTACTCGCAGCCACCCGGGCGCGGGTCCGGTCCATCCAGGTCGTGTAGAGCGCCCCGCCGATCACCGCGGCGAGGCCACCGAGGAGCATCCCGCCGATCACGTCGGTCAGCCAGTGTTCACCGAGGTACAGGCGCGTCACCGACACCACCACGGTCACCGCCGCAGCCAAGCTCAGCAACAGGGCACGACGGGTCGGCGACAGGGCGTACCCGAACATCACGGCGGCCATCGTGAACAACGCCATCGCCCCGGTCGCATGCCCGGACGGAAACGAATGGTCCGTCTCGAGCAACACCTGGGACACGATCGGGGGGCGAGCACGCCCGACAACGGATTTCGTCACGGTAGAGGCCAGTGCCGCCGCACCGACGGTCCCGATGAGAATCAGCGCGGGGATCGGTGAGCGGGCCCGCCGGGACAGCACCGCGCCGATCACGACCGCGGCGATGATGGTGCCCGCCGGACCGCCGGCGTCGGTCACCGCGATGGCCGGCCCGGTCACCCAGTCCGACCGGTGTCCGGTGAACCAACTCAGCACCGCCGGGTCCGCACCGGTCACCCAGCCCCCGGCCCTGACCTGATAGGCCAACGCGGCGAACACCGCGGCCAATCCGGTGCACTGCACGGCGATCGCCGCCGCGGCCGGACCCCGGCGATCACCCTGCAGGCTCCGCCAGACGGACCCACCCAGGAACAACGCCGCACCCCCGACCAGCACGGCCAAGGCCAGGGTCGTGGCACCGCCCTGATGGATATCGGCAACCACCTCGTGGGCCCGCCCGACCAGATTGGAATGAATCGGTGCACCGTGCGCCGACACCAATGACACCGGGGGTTGTACTGCTTCTCTCACACCCGCAGTATCAGTGTCGGCTGCTGTGGAGCCGCTGAGAGCGGGACGGCGATCACACCCGGCCGGCCCGGGAGGGTGAATTCTCGGCCACGAGAGGCGCATGGTCCCCGGCGTTCCTCGGCCGCAACCCGACACCGATGGTGTTGCGGCCGCAGAGAAGCCTTCCGTCCCTGTTGGACGGGCCGGGGCGGCAAGTGTCACAGCGGGTCCGTCACCGCCGCGGTTTACCGCCCGAGCATGCCGGTACCTCGTTCGCAGCTCTCAGCCAATCCTCAGCGCGGCAGACGTACCGTCGAAGCGGGTTTCCTTATGACGGATGCCCTTATGACGGATACGGAGTCACCATGGTCAATCCAGCATCCGAGCCCGCACCGGACGATC
The sequence above is drawn from the Rhodococcus jostii RHA1 genome and encodes:
- a CDS encoding phosphatase PAP2 family protein yields the protein MREAVQPPVSLVSAHGAPIHSNLVGRAHEVVADIHQGGATTLALAVLVGGAALFLGGSVWRSLQGDRRGPAAAAIAVQCTGLAAVFAALAYQVRAGGWVTGADPAVLSWFTGHRSDWVTGPAIAVTDAGGPAGTIIAAVVIGAVLSRRARSPIPALILIGTVGAAALASTVTKSVVGRARPPIVSQVLLETDHSFPSGHATGAMALFTMAAVMFGYALSPTRRALLLSLAAAVTVVVSVTRLYLGEHWLTDVIGGMLLGGLAAVIGGALYTTWMDRTRARVAASTDENYTHSGRSDPTTMGYAA